A region of the Microbulbifer pacificus genome:
CAGTGTTCGATCACTTCCGCAAAGTCACCGAGGACCTGGTGGTGGGCGTGATGGATCAGAAAGGAAACCTCCGCCCTCTGGTATTTTTTCTCGCGCGCCTGTCAGCGTGATGCGGTTCCGCTCACGCTGGAATTCTGTCACAAATTCAATGCCATGGCGCCGGCAACAAACAAACCGAAGCGCCATCTCTTCACAAATTCATCCATTCGGACGAAGTAAAAAAACAGCGGTTTCCCTATCGTAAATCACGATGGTGAGATGCTGTATTCGGTGTAAAACACTGGTGCATCCAAAAGCATAAAGATAACAACTTTTGGAGATAATCCGATGATTCGTCAGAAAGCGAAGGGCGCTGGCTTGCCCGCTGTTTTGCTGGCAGTTTCGGGGTTGGCCTTGGCCAATGCCGCTGTCAGTGAAGAATTGCCACTTCTGGATCAGCAGTATACCCGTGCGCCACTGGCCGTCGGTTGTAATGGCCAGCCAGACAGTGCACCGCTCCCACTCGATCCGCGCACGCTGGTGGTTGCGGGAGTCAATAATCCAAATTCTGCGGTGCAGTTCAACGCCTACTGGGTCGACCTGCACAACCCGCCAGCGCCGTTTATTCAAGACCCGGAAAAACTTCCACCAAACCCAACCACGTGCGGAGAATTCCGCGCTAGTGTGGAGCGCGGTAAAAACAATCTGGAGCGGCGCGATTACTTCCAGTTCTTCAGTACTTCGGAAGCGTATTTCAATCTGTTCAAGACCTGGGGCTACCTGTTACGTCCGTCGGATTTCGACGACCAGGTCATCAAGCGCTACGGACTCACCAAGGCGCCGTATAACAACCCTTATCCCTACCCCTGGGAAAACCCCAAGTGGACCAATGGCGGCAGTGGTCAGTTGCCCATGGGGCTGGTTCAGGTCAAGGATGAAGACGGCCAGTACACTGGCATGATCGCCTCGTCCTGTTCCGGTTGTCACGATTCCAAGATTGGTGGCGACAGCGAGTCGTATTTCCATTGGGGTCGTGCGAATGGCACCATTGATGCCGGCCTGATCCAGTCCGATCTGTTCCGCGCCAATGTGTTTACCCAGCCGCTGCAGCTGGCTCCGATTCCCTGGAGTGTGAACCGCGGCAACACCGATGCGATTGGCATTATCGATTACCTGCCGGCCCTGTTCGACATGGATACCATGCTGCTGGCCCCGAGCCTGCTGGAATATTTCCCCAGCCACGCCGGCGGTCAGAGCAAGGCGCCGCACTGGTATCACCGCGCGTTCAAGACCCGCCAGTTCTGGGATGGTGCATTGACCTCGGATAATGTGCGCTCGGAGTCGGCGTTTGGTATGGCCAACCTCACACGCAATGCGGAGGAGCGTCGGGCGCTGACACCGGAATTTGAGGATATCGACAATTTCCTGATCTCCATGTCACCCCCCACCTACCCCAAGGCCATTAATACGGCGCTGGCAGAGCAGGGTGCGGTACTGTTCCATGAGCGCGATTTGTGGGCAAGTGATGCCAATGCCGATATTCCCAAGGCACCAGGTAATGGCTCCTGTGCCAGTTGCCACGGTGTTTACTCGCCCCGCCACGCGGCGGATACCAATTACCTGCCCGACCCGAGGCTGAAAGGGATAGCCGCAGTCATCACTCCGCTGGCAACCATCGGCACCGACCCGCAGCGTGCCAACCTGATGGCGGATGAGAAAAAGCGCCGCGCCTGGAATAGCTCATTCCTGGCCTATAACGACCTCAGTCCCGACCATACCGGCTTTGTGGATAGCTTGACCGTAAGCGCACTGAACCGCGTACCGCGCTCTCAATACGACAAGGGTGAGGGTCCGATATTCTCGCCGCTGGGTCCGAATGAATGGATTGAGCCCTTCGGCTACATTGCGCCGCCGCTGTACGGCGTGTGGGGTAACGCACCTTTCTTCCACAACGGTAGCGTGCCGGATCTGTGGAGCGTGCTCAAACCGTCCGATCGCGTACGTATCTGGAAACGCCAGCAAACAGAGGCCGGTATTTACGGCAAAAACCGCGGCCTGGATATGAGCTTCGCGGCGTTTGACTGGAACAAGCTGGGCTGGAAATACGAGGTACTGGAGTGCAGCAACAATGTCCTGACTTCGCCGTTCCTTCCCTGTACCAACGATATGGCGACGCCGGATATCCTGTTTGCCAACGTAGCCAACAAGGTAGCGGAATTCAATTCACTGGCTTACCAGTCTCCGCCACCCATTACCGACAAGCAGATTAAGTCGCGCATGATCTTCAATAGCTACCTTTACGGTATGGGTAACCAGGGCCATGAATTCACCCAGTCTCTCACGGATGAAGAGCGCTATGCGCTGATTGAATACATGAAGACGCTTTAACGCTGATGCACCATTGATACCATCATCACACGTCTGTTGTTAATGTGGACTTGGCCGCCCGACCTGGGGCGGCCCTTTTTTTATCAGATATTTTTCGCGCGGGATTCAGTAATACTTCTTGCGATAGGCGTGCGGTGTGTAACCCGTCCACTTTCTGAAGGCACGGATAAAGGTTGCGGATTCCGCAAAGCCGGTGAGAAATGCCACCTGTTCCACCGACATTTCGCTGTCGGCCAGATGTTGCATGGCGACATCACGGCGCAACTGCTCCTTGAGTTCTCCATAGCGGATGCCTTCATCACCCAGTTGTTGGCGAAGTCGTTTCGGACTGGTGCCAAGACTCTCGGCCACATCCACCAGCGTCGGCATTTCTATCATGTTCTGCCGCAGTATCGAGCGGGTCCTACCAATCCAGCTTTGCAGGTTGTAGTTGCCGAGCAGCAAATTGCGATGTGGGTGGCGCAGAAACTCGTCGAGGGTCTCCTGGGTCTGGCGAATCGGCTTCTGCAGCAGGTCGCGGCGGAATTGCAGTTCGCAATGCTCGGCGGAAAACGCGATGGGCGCACCGAGAAATATCGCCCGGTATTCACGGGCATGCTCCGGCGCGGGATAGTTCAGAGTGACCTGACTGATGCGCAGGTTGTGACGGGTGAGCCAGGACGCGAATCGGTGCAGGCCGAACATGACCATCTCAAAGGCGTAAGGTTCTGGTTGCTGCTGGTCCTCCCAGAGCGAAAACCGCAGATGCGCCATATCCGCAGTGAGCAGCAATTGCGGTTTCAGGCCGCGTTCGATCATGCCGTAGAAATGGCAGTAGCGTTTCAGTGCCTGGCCGAGGTTGCGGGTGTGAATCATCCAGTGGGATAGCGCGGCGCCGGTTCCCAGCTTCATCGGTGGCTGGGTGTAGCCAAGAATTTCATCCCCCATTTCCCGCATGGCGAGGGTCTGTAGATCCGCATATTGGCGCGCACTCACACGTGCGGTTTCATCCTGCAGGATTTTCGGAGGAATACCGCAGCGCTGTAACAATTTGTCGGCGCTCAGGCCGTGTTCTGGGGCGTAGCGTAACACGGCGTGTAGAAACGAAACCGGGATGGAAAAGTCCTGCATCTGCGCCTCGTAATTATTTTT
Encoded here:
- the roxA gene encoding rubber dioxygenase RoxA; this translates as MIRQKAKGAGLPAVLLAVSGLALANAAVSEELPLLDQQYTRAPLAVGCNGQPDSAPLPLDPRTLVVAGVNNPNSAVQFNAYWVDLHNPPAPFIQDPEKLPPNPTTCGEFRASVERGKNNLERRDYFQFFSTSEAYFNLFKTWGYLLRPSDFDDQVIKRYGLTKAPYNNPYPYPWENPKWTNGGSGQLPMGLVQVKDEDGQYTGMIASSCSGCHDSKIGGDSESYFHWGRANGTIDAGLIQSDLFRANVFTQPLQLAPIPWSVNRGNTDAIGIIDYLPALFDMDTMLLAPSLLEYFPSHAGGQSKAPHWYHRAFKTRQFWDGALTSDNVRSESAFGMANLTRNAEERRALTPEFEDIDNFLISMSPPTYPKAINTALAEQGAVLFHERDLWASDANADIPKAPGNGSCASCHGVYSPRHAADTNYLPDPRLKGIAAVITPLATIGTDPQRANLMADEKKRRAWNSSFLAYNDLSPDHTGFVDSLTVSALNRVPRSQYDKGEGPIFSPLGPNEWIEPFGYIAPPLYGVWGNAPFFHNGSVPDLWSVLKPSDRVRIWKRQQTEAGIYGKNRGLDMSFAAFDWNKLGWKYEVLECSNNVLTSPFLPCTNDMATPDILFANVANKVAEFNSLAYQSPPPITDKQIKSRMIFNSYLYGMGNQGHEFTQSLTDEERYALIEYMKTL
- a CDS encoding AraC family transcriptional regulator, which codes for MQDFSIPVSFLHAVLRYAPEHGLSADKLLQRCGIPPKILQDETARVSARQYADLQTLAMREMGDEILGYTQPPMKLGTGAALSHWMIHTRNLGQALKRYCHFYGMIERGLKPQLLLTADMAHLRFSLWEDQQQPEPYAFEMVMFGLHRFASWLTRHNLRISQVTLNYPAPEHAREYRAIFLGAPIAFSAEHCELQFRRDLLQKPIRQTQETLDEFLRHPHRNLLLGNYNLQSWIGRTRSILRQNMIEMPTLVDVAESLGTSPKRLRQQLGDEGIRYGELKEQLRRDVAMQHLADSEMSVEQVAFLTGFAESATFIRAFRKWTGYTPHAYRKKYY